One region of Salvelinus namaycush isolate Seneca chromosome 3, SaNama_1.0, whole genome shotgun sequence genomic DNA includes:
- the LOC120044942 gene encoding zinc finger protein 287-like, translated as MTKLQYLNVYLTERLMQAAEEILGVVGDTISEYQEEIARTKRENQYLKQHLITPVLPAPQPILSWVSEQQTPPGQQRCEQEWSPSLGQEDTEHTQIKQEQGELRTRREVEEIQGPVADTKEDSIIIPSCVKSDCDQEPPQPTHLPQTVENREKYSLLTNTTGQIKTEPDGEGYGVSLSEPTSDSPQSQPLSAVNPDCSRTQSENTDSVTDVSRDPERRPEDTQTHSCTQCGAVFCELSQLEAHMLSHTVPHSGDTSHRQILCTVCWKSFTSTSYLKVHLCSHTKDKPFHCGVCGKSFSYSGRFREHQRIHTGERPYRCHVCAKRFNRSAHLKTHLRVHTGEKPYSCPVCGKGFSQSSHIKGHLRTHTRGR; from the exons ATGACTAAATTACAATATCTGAATGTGTATCTAACTGAGCGTTTGATGCAAGCTGCCGAGGAGATACTTGGAGTGGTCGGAGACACGATTTCCGAGTATCAGGAAGAAATAGCccggacaaagagagagaaccaATACCTGAAACAACACTTGATCACACCGGTCCTACCgg CTCCTCAGCCCATTCTCTCTTGGGTCTCAGAGCAGCAAACTCCCCCTGGGCAACAGCGctgtgagcaggagtggagccCCAGTCTGGGGCAGGAGGACACAGAGCACACACAGATTAAACAGGAACAGGGTGAACTCAGGACTCGTCGGGAGGTAGAGGAGATTCAAGGGCCGGTGGCTGATACCAAAGAAGACTCCATAATCATTCCTTCCTGTGTGAAAAGTGACTGTGATCAGGAGCCACCTCAGCCCACACATCTTCCCCAAACTGTGGAGAACAGAGAGAAGTACTCTCTACTGACCAACACAACTGGACAGATCAAAACCGAACCTGATGGCGAGGGCTATGGAGTATCACTATCAGAACCAACCAGTGACTCCCCTCAGTCTCAGCCTCTCTCTGCAGTAAATCCAGACTGTTCTAGAACACAGAGTGAGAACACTGACAGTGTTACTGATGTTTCGAGAGATCCAGAAAGGAGACCagaggacacacagacacactcatgtACTCAGTGTGGAGCCGTGTTCTGTGAGCTTTCCCAACTGGAGGCACACATGCTATCCCACACAGTACCACACAGTGGTGACACTAGTCACAGGCAAATCCTCTGCACAGTCTGTTGGAAGTCATTCACCTCTACCAGTTACCTCAAGGTCCACCTGTGTTCTCACACTAAGGATAAGCCCTTCCACTGTGGTGTGTGTGGCAAGAGTTTCAGCTACTCAGGCAGGTTCAGGGAGCACCAGCGCATCCACACTGGAGAGAGACCGTACCGCTGCCACGTGTGTGCTAAACGCTTCAACCGGTCTGCCCATCTGAAGACCCACCTGAGGGTCCACACGGGGGAGAAACCCTACTCCTGTCCTGTCTGTGGGAAAGGGTTCAGTCAGTCCAGCCATATCAAGGGACACCTCAGAACTCACACCCGAGGGAGGTAG